The Trichoderma atroviride chromosome 5, complete sequence genome contains a region encoding:
- a CDS encoding uncharacterized protein (antiSMASH:Cluster_5.5~TransMembrane:1 (i72-91o)): MPQAFYFTRTIFTFAFYTHSKRNAAKTQYSTATIFKIASLMINNDATFQTGLSDSTQLEHLKHDIMAMFCHVYYNAAYFRLVVCAIMWAGVQQKILLQLTPFTRECTRVKYRHDVFNLTNFHSFI; encoded by the coding sequence ATGCCACAGGCATTCTATTTTACTCGCACCATCTTCACCTTTGCTTTCTACACACATAGCAAACGCAACGCGGCAAAGACGCAATACAGCACAGCTACCATCTTCAAAATAGCCTCTTTGATGATCAACAACGACGCTACTTTCCAAACGGGGTTGTCAGACTCTACTCAGCTCGAACATCTCAAGCACGACATCATGGCTATGTTTTGCCACGTCTACTACAACGCAGCATACTTTCGCCTGGTGGTCTGCGCCATAATGTGGGCGGGTGTTCAACAAAAAATTCTTTTGCAATTGACACCCTTTACCCGCGAGTGCACAAGGGTCAAGTATCGCCACGATGTGTTCAACCTAACAAACTTTCATTCCTTCAtataa
- a CDS encoding uncharacterized protein (EggNog:ENOG41~antiSMASH:Cluster_5.5~TransMembrane:5 (o51-73i80-101o113-134i232-250o262-282i)) translates to MATTTTVTKRGAAVASITLPENDSRFPDINTIRAAIPKHCFEPKVSISMAYLFRDVAMIGALGWAAITYIPAIENSTLRIAAWIVYGFVQGLIGTGLWILGHEAGHGAFSKHSLLNHVVGFLSHTALLVPYYSWKFSHHRHHMYTGHMEKDMAFVPRTKADYAQRILSAFEMFEDTPVYQLIALLSHQLLGWQMYLTFNISAGSKSLQRPASNLLGKSHFGPSSAVFRRSEAPFILLTDVGLCVMLFALYKLAGVVGTSTVLLAYAQPYFWVHNWLVAITYLHHTHMEVPHYEADNWTFVKGALATVDREFGFIGRQLFHCIIEHHVVHHLFPRIPFYYAGEATEAIKPVLGDLYYRDDRSFIGQLWTNFTKCKYVEKDESTPGALKWAQ, encoded by the exons ATggctaccaccaccacagTCACCAAGAGAGGCGCCGCCGTGGCCTCAAT CACGCTGCCTGAGAATGACAGCCGCTTCCCGGATATCAACACCATTCGGGCTGCCATTCCCAAGCACTGCTTTGAGCCCAAGgtgtccatctccatggcctATCTGTTTCGAGATGTGGCCATGATTGGTGCTCTTGGCTGGGCCGCCATTACTTACATCCCGGCCATTGAGAATTCCACCCTCAGGATCGCCGCCTGGATTGTCTACGGCTTCGTTCAGGGCCTGATTGGCACTGGTCTTTGGATCCTGGGCCACGAGGCCGGTCACGGTGCCTTCTCCAAGCACTCTTTACTCAACCACGTTGTTGGCTTCTTGTCTCACACCGCTCTCCTGGTCCCGTACTACTCTTGGAAGTTctctcaccaccgccaccacatGTACACCGGCCACATGGAGAAGGATATGGCTTTCGTTCCCAGGACCAAGGCCGACTATGCTCAGCGCATTCTGTCTGCCTTTGAGATGTTTGAGGACACTCCCGTCTACCAGCTGattgctctgctctctcaCCAGCTCCTCGGATGGCAGATGTACCTGACCTTCAACATCTCTGCTGGCTCAAAGAGTCTTCAGAGGCCTGCATCCAACCTTTTGGGCAAGAGCCACTTCGGCcccagcagcgccgtgtTCCGTCGCAGCGAAGCTCCTTTCATCCTCCTGACTGATGTTGGCCTCTGCGTGATGCTCTTCGCTTTGTACAAGCTCGCTGGCGTGGTTGGAACCAGCACAGTGCTGCTGGCCTATGCTCAGCCTTACTTCTGGGTTCACAACTGGCTGG TCGCCATCACTTACCTGCACCACACTCACATGGAGGTGCCGCACTATGAGGCCGACAACTGGACCTTCGTCAAGGGCGCCCTCGCAACTGTGGACAGAGAATTTGGCTTCATTGGCCGCCAGCTGTTCCACTGCATCATTGAGCACCACGTTGTTCACCACCTTTTCCC TCGCATTCCTTTTTACTATGCTGGAGAGGCAACTGAGGCAATTAAGCCTGTCCTCGGCGATTTGTACTACCGCGATGACAGATCCTTCATTGGACAGCTCTGGACCAACTTCACAAAGTGCAAGTACGTTGAGAAGGACGAGTCAACTCCTGGAGCTCTCAAGTGGGCACAGTAA
- a CDS encoding uncharacterized protein (antiSMASH:Cluster_5.5~CAZy:GH5~SECRETED:SignalP(1-20)): MVMAIKSYVLAALSAASTLAAVVQPAPRASSFVTISGSHFDIDGEVGYFAGTNCYWCPFTYNTAEVDTTLSDIASSGLKVVRVLGFSDWNTLPPTGEIWFQLLNATGSIINTGADGLQNLDYVVASAEQHGLKLIIPLVNNWDDFGGINAYVNAFGGNATSWFTNAAAQSQYRTYIHAVVSRYINSTAIFAWELANEPRCAGCDTGVIAEWATGVSQYIKSLDPNHLVTLGDEGLGLSTGDGSYPYSYASGTDFAANIQIESLDFGTFHLYPDGWGETYPWGSSWVQTHAQACVEAGKICIMEEYGAVTDRCTNMVPWQNASMASLGMGGDLFWQWGETFVSGYGDSYSINYGSSDWHCVVQDHVAAISGKSPPPSTTTLTGPTASGSCSILWGQCGGNGYLARSKREI; the protein is encoded by the exons ATGGTGATGGCCATTAAGAGTTATGTCCTCGCTGCTCTCTCGGCAGCTTCCACGCTGGCCGCAGTAGTACAACCGGCTCCGCGCGCCTCTAGCTTCGTGACCATCTCAGGATCTCATTTTGACATTGACGGCGAGGTGGGTTACTTTGCGGGTACTAATTGCTACTGGTGTCCGTTTACATACAACACCGCAGAGGTCGACACAACCTTGAGTGATATTGCCTCCTCGGGGCTCAAGGTCGTGCGCGTTTTGGGGTTTAGTGACTGGAATACGTTGCCTCCAACTGGGGAGATTTGGTTCCAGCTATTAAATGCCACAGGGTCTATAATCAACACAGGGGCCGATGGCCTACAGAACCTTGATTACGTAGTTGCTTCAGCCGAGCAGCATGGTCTTAAGCTTATCATTCCGCTTGTCAATAACTGGGACgactttggcggcatcaacgCCTATGTAAATGCGTTTGGCGGCAACGCAACCTCTTGGTTCACCAACGCAGCAGCTCAATCTCAGTATCGCACATATATCCACGCTGTCGTCAGTCGCTATATCAACTCGACAGCCATCTTTGCGTGGGAGCTGGCTAATGAGCCTCGCTGTGCCGGGTGTGATACCGGCGTAATAGCCGAGTGGGCTACAGGTGTATCTCAATACATCAAGTCGCTCGATCCAAACCATCTCGTAACGCTAGGAGATGAAGGACTCGGTCTCAGCACGGGAGATGGCTCTTACCCATATTCCTATGCTTCAGGCACGGACTTTGCCGCAAACATACAAATTGAGTCGCTTGATTTTGGCACCTTTCACCTTTATCCAGATGGCT GGGGCGAAACCTACCCTTGGGGAAGCAGCTGGGTGCAAACTCATGCCCAAGCTTGCGTGGAAGCGGGCAAGATATGCATTATGGAAGAAT ATGGCGCCGTGACTGATCGCTGCACAAACATGGTTCCTTGGCAAAATGCCTCCATGGCGAGCCTTGGTATGGGCGGCGATCTTTTCTGGCAATGGGGCGAGACCTTTGTGTCTGGCTATGGCGATTCATATTCCATCAACTACGGCTCGTCGGATTGGCATTGCGTGGTTCAAGATCATGTCGCGGCGATTTCCGGCAAATCCCCTCCTCCATCTACGACGACTCTTACAGGCCCGACCGCTTCTGGCAGCTGTTCCATCCTATGGGGCCAATGTGGAGGCAATGGATATCTTG CCCGTAGCAAACGGGAGATTTAA
- a CDS encoding uncharacterized protein (EggNog:ENOG41~antiSMASH:Cluster_5.5~SMCOG1272:TPR repeat-containing protein) yields the protein MPRREDFEIAIVCSLPLEYDAVSLVSDEVWKEDRENNDCKTGRIGEHNVVLALLPGMGKASAASTAANIRSSYRHVRLCFLVGVCGGVPQTGSKEILLGDVVVSKAIVSYDFGRQYPDGFTLKDGIESNTAGPDRDIRKQLAIFETSDGRFRLQEEVASFLEKLQAKATQQRCGAKYSYPGTDEDRLFKPEYRHKHRISPTCICSKCEKGSDPVCEDAVKSSCHDLGCADQYLVPRRQLNRKLEGEIKKAQDPIIHIGIVGSGDRVIKSGEHRDSIAKPKSIIAFEMEGAGIMEEIPCVVVKGVCDYADCHKSKKWQDFAAATAASALQAILGYMPPAKSRKYSVEQVLREGHFLVPFGRNESFVGREDILQRLITRITPGANTDDCQRTAVEGLGGIGKTQIALEIAFRLHDAHPSCSIFWVPAVEAAGFEKAYHEIGQSLGVVGIDEDSADVKTLVNAALSRKDAGAWLLIVDNADDTDLLCGPAGLLNSLPFSRMGSILFTTRNHQAAVELDIPETGIVSMPEMSQTEATELLQRSLKESQTQDTASLTSLLDFLAYLPLAIKQASAYMAKTGMAIPRYLQHCRSSDKNLIKLLSKDFEDRGRYRGIKNAVATTWLISFEQISRDYPLAIQYLRSMCFLAEKEIPASLVWTADDGLEADEAMGALKAYAFIAERAGQGLYDMHRLVRLAIHSWLENGGEFETCVTATLRQLDKVFPSPEYENRADWVQYLPHALTALNFREYSTDSMAESNLLFKVAQSSYLLGKYQEAESFYDQVLELRTKVLGAEHPDTLLSKNNFANTLYSQRKYDKVEVIHRQILELRTKVLGAEHPDTLRSMTNIASMLHSQREYDEAEAIFRQVLELQIKVLGAEHPDTLRSLANLGIVLHSQGKIDEAKAIYQQALGIQTNVLGSEHPDTLQSMSELAIVLHSQGKSDEAKAIYQQVLGIQTKVLGSEHSDTLWSRRSLAIVLYKLGKKDEAKAIYQQVLEIQAKMLGSEHPETLSTESYFLKYHS from the coding sequence ATGCCTCGCCGCGAAGATTTCGAGATCGCGATAGTCTGCAGCTTGCCGCTTGAATACGATGCCGTGTCCCTTGTTTCCGACGAAGTTTGGAAAGAGGATAGAGAAAACAACGACTGCAAGACAGGCCGTATTGGCGAGCATAATGTTGTCCTGGCTCTACTTCCTGGCATGGGTAAAGCGAGTGCcgcaagcacagcagccaaCATCCGTTCGAGCTATCGCCATGTACGGCTTTGCTTTCTTGTCGGGGTCTGTGGCGGTGTGCCCCAGACTGGCAGCAAGGAAATTCTGTTGGGTGACGTGGTGGTCAGCAAGGCCATTGTCTCATACGATTTTGGCAGGCAATATCCCGACGGGTTTACGCTTAAGGATGGCATTGAAAGCAATACGGCGGGGCCAGACAGAGATATCCGCAAACAGCTAGCCATATTTGAGACAAGTGATGGCCGTTTCCGACTTCAAGAAGAGGTTGCCAGTTTCCTCGAAAAGCTTCAGGCCAAGGCGACACAGCAGAGGTGTGGAGCAAAATATAGTTATCCTGGAACGGACGAAGACAGGCTTTTCAAGCCAGAGTATCGCCATAAACACCGTATATCTCCTACATGTATCTGCAGCAAATGCGAGAAGGGATCTGACCCCGTATGCGAAGATGCTGTCAAGTCCTCGTGCCATGATCTAGGATGTGCGGACCAATACCTCGTCCCAAGAAGGCAGCTTAATAGGAAGCTAGAAGGCGAGATCAAGAAGGCTCAAGATCCAATCATCCATATTGGAATCGTTGGATCGGGAGACAGAGTTATCAAATCTGGGGAACATCGTGATAGCATTGCCAAGCCAAAAAGCATCATCGCCTTTGAGATGGAAGGTGCCGGGATCATGGAAGAGATTCCTTGCGTGGTAGTCAAAGGAGTGTGCGATTATGCAGACTGccacaagagcaagaaatggCAAGATTTTGCAGCGGCTACTGCGGCGTCTGCGCTACAGGCCATCTTGGGATACATGCCACCAGCCAAGAGCCGAAAATACTCTGTCGAGCAAGTCCTGCGAGAGGGCCATTTCCTTGTCCCGTTTGGGCGAAACGAGAGTTTCGTCGGGCGAGAAGATATCCTGCAGCGGCTTATCACGAGAATCACCCCAGGTGCTAATACGGATGACTGTCAGAGGACGGCTGTCGAAGGCCTCGGAGGCATCGGCAAGACCCAGATCGCACTTGAGATCGCGTTTCGCCTTCACGACGCCCACCCTAGCTGTTCCATCTTCTGGGTCCCGGCCGTGGAAGCCGCTGGATTCGAGAAAGCCTACCACGAGATTGGCCAGAGCCTAGGGGTAGTAGGAATCGACGAGGACTCGGCCGACGTGAAGACTCTCGTAAATGCCGCGTTGAGCCGCAAGGATGCAGGAGCATGGCTGCTGATTGTTGACAACGCTGACGACACAGATCTCCTCTGTGGTCCGGCAGGGCTACTAAACTCTCTTCCATTTAGCAGAATGGGCTCGATTCTTTTTACGACGCGGAACCATCAGGCTGCGGTCGAGCTAGATATTCCAGAGACTGGCATTGTCAGTATGCCGGAAATGAGCCAAACGGAAGCAACCGAGCTGCTACAGAGGAGCCTGAAAGAGAGTCAAACACAGGATACCGCAAGCTTGACGAGCCTCCTCGATTTCCTCGCTTACCTGCCTCTTGCGATTAAGCAGGCGTCGGCCTATATGGCTAAGACAGGAATGGCGATACCTAGGTATCTTCAGCACTGCCGGTCTAGCGACAAGAATTTGATCAAACTGTTGAGCAAAGACTTTGAGGACCGTGGCCGCTACAGGGGCATCAAAAATGCAGTGGCCACGACTTGGTTGATTTCCTTTGAGCAAATCTCGCGGGATTACCCACTTGCCATACAGTACCTGCGATCTATGTGTTTCCTTGCCGAGAAGGAAATCCCTGCATCTCTGGTGTGGACAGCCGATGATGGACTGGAGGCGGACGAGGCGATGGGGGCGCTGAAGGCGTATGCGTTCATCGCCGAGCGAGCAGGCCAAGGGCTGTATGACATGCACAGACTCGTTCGATTAGCAATACACAGTTGGTTAGAAAATGGTGGAGAGTTTGAAACATGTGTTACGGCTACGCTACGTCAACTCGACAAAGTGTTTCCCTCTCCTGAATATGAAAATCGGGCTGACTGGGTACAATATTTGCCGCATGCGTTAACTGCGTTAAATTTCAGAGAGTATTCAACTGACAGCATGGCTGAATCGAATCTTCTCTTTAAAGTGGCTCAGAGTAGTTATCTCCTCGGCAAATATCAGGAGGCAGAGAGTTTCTACGATCAGGTACTGGAACTACGGACTAAGGTGTTAGGCGCCGAGCATCCTGACACGCTGCTGAGCAAAAACAACTTCGCAAACACGCTTTATAGCCAGAGAAAATATGACAAGGTCGAGGTGATACATCGGCAAATACTGGAACTACGGACTAAGGTGTTAGGCGCCGAGCATCCCGACACGCTTAGAAGCATGACCAACATCGCAAGTATGCTTCATAGCCAGAGGGAGTatgacgaggccgaggcaaTTTTTCGGCAGGTACTAGAACTACAGATTAAGGTACTAGGCGCTGAGCATCCTGACACGCTTAGAAGCTTAGCCAATCTTGGAATTGTGCTTCATAGCCAGGGGAAAAttgacgaggccaaggcaaTTTACCAGCAGGCACTGGGAATACAGACTAATGTGCTGGGTTCTGAGCATCCTGACACTCTTCAGAGCATGAGCGAGCTTGCAATTGTGCTTCATAGCCAGGGGAAGAGTgacgaggccaaggcaaTTTACCAGCAGGTACTGGGAATACAGACTAAGGTGCTGGGTTCTGAGCATTCTGATACACTATGGAGCAGGCGCAGCCTCGCAATTGTGCTTTATAAATTAGGAAAAAAGGACGAGGCTAAGGCAATTTACCAGCAGGTACTGGAAATACAGGCTAAGATGCTGGGTTCTGAGCATCCTGAGACACTCTCAACTGAGAGTTACTTTTTAAAGTACCATTCTTAG